From Fibrobacter sp.:
GTGGGAAGTCCTGCCCATGACGGTCTTCCGGCATGAATAATGATTCGTTACCTTCAGCGGGGGTTTTAGGGGCCCCCGCTCCACCGTAGCTTTTCACGGAGTAAGTTTGACTGGTTGTAGAAATAGCGATTTTACGAAGGAGAGCCGCACTGTTGTAAGGCTTCGCGAAGGTGGGCAGGACACGGCCCCTACCAGATTCTTATACTTTTATCCCAAAAATCTTGTACGCATTCTCCAAAATCAAATGCCGCACAAAGCAACATTTCCAGCCCTGTGCGGCATCGAAGGAGGTAGTAAACGCAAATTAACTGCAGTAAACACCCAGAGTCTGTTCCGCAATCGTATCCCAGGAAAACGAATTCTCCACAGCTTCTCTCCCCTTGCTTCCCATCCACCGCGCGTGCTCGAAATTAGCGAAAAGAGAACCAATACCCCAGGCAATTGACTCAGGATTGGGATAGACCTTGAACCCATTGACATCGTGCCACACAAATTCGGTCCCGTTGTGAGTCGCTATGACCGGTTTTCCCGCCGCCCAGGCCTCAAGAACTACTATTCCGAAAGGCTCATTGCGGCTTGGAACCACAACACAGTCACAGGCACGGTAAAGATCAATCAGGTCACCGCGGGGAAACACTCCATAGAACCGGCATGCATGCGCCACACCCATGCTGCGGGCCATATGCTCCACTCCGCCCTTCATGTCCCCTTCACCTGTAAAGACAAACTTGGCATTGGGATAATAGCGCAGGACATAGGGAATTGCCCGTGCAAGCAGATCCGGTCCCTTCTGCGAGGTCATCCTGCCAACAAAAAGCACAGTCGGATCAACAGGTCCGATAGCGTATCTCCCTTTTATCTGCCCGGGATCTATCCATCCGTCAAAAGAATGGTAGGAGATACCATTGGCCACAACACATGCTTTCCAGTCCGGAACATTGTAAATCCACTGGATCTCATTCTTTAACAACTGCGAAACAGTTATCACCTTGTCAGCACAGTAAGTGCCGTGACGTTCATGGTCCATAATTCTCTGAGATGAGCCGCCGTAAAAATTGTTGCCGCACCTTCCATACTCCGTGGAGTGCATCGTGATAATTCCTTTACGCCCTCTCCCCTGCTTTATCCAGACCATCGCGTTTGATGACATCCAGTCATGCGCATGAACTATGTCAAATCCCGCACCCATGTAGGCTTCCTGATGAAAAACAGCATCCACAAAGGCCCGGCACATATTGTTCACATCATCAACTATGTCGTGCGCACCAGTATAGGGAACCCTGTGATAATGCACACCGTGAATCCTGTCGTACATCCAGTCCCCGGCCCATCTCATCCTTGTAAAGACATGCACCTCGTGTCCTTTACGTTCAAGTGCCGCGGCGAGTTCAGTGACATGTACTGCTACTCCACCCAGTGAAACCGAGTGAAGCGACTCCCACGACAACATGGCTATCCGCATATCAAAACTCCTTTGTAAAATGAAACTGTTCTTCCTTGTTTAAACACTATTAAGTAAACACCTGGTAATCGGCCTCTGGGAAAATACAATCCAGAAGCTCCAATGATGACAAATCATTTTCCTCCAGGCTGTTGTTTTCTATTCCGTTTGCCAGAAAATGAAACCTGCTGACATGATCACGGATCCGCCTTGACGCATACTGTTCCGCTGTTCCGTTCGTGATTATAAACGGCCAGTCTGAGCACTGAGCCAGAAGAAGTTCTCTTACACACTGGTTCAAAGCACGTTTAACCAGAGGACGACGAGCGGAGAGTGCTTCCCCTGATTCTGACAACTTTACCATGCGCCTTATACACTCGTATACCTGTGTCAGAACCCAGTCGGTTTTGCCGTTGCACCAGACATCAAAATAACCTTTGCTACCCCAACTGGAAATACCAGGCACACCATATTGATGAACAGGGTGAAGATTGAGATACGCCAGCGGTGAAATAAGGGAAAAATCATTCTGATCGTAAGCCACCTTTCTGATCAGAAAATCGAGCCACTGAGGCCCCTCAAACCACCAGTGCCCGAAAAGCTCCGCATCAAAAGTAGCCACCACCAGTGGCGTCCCGCTCCCCATCGTCGATGCGATATGGGAGATCTGATCCGCACGTCTGTTCATGAAAACCGCAGCGTGCTCTGCAGCCTTCTCCCTGGCCAGGTAAGGATCGTAGTACTCCTTATGATGATACCCTCTGCCGGTTATCCGCCAGTATTTTATCCCTGTATCAACCCTTATATTTCCTGACATGTATGGCCTGATGTACTCAAAATCAACCTCATGACCTATATCACGATAAAACTCCCGGTAATTGGGGTCCCCGGGGAAACCCTTGTTTGCCGACCAGACTTCCTCTGTACACCCCTGATCCCGTGCCAGTACAGCCACACCCGATGGAGTGTAGAGAGGAGCGTAGACACCATGCAGCGGAAGTACACTTGCATGTTCGATTCCGTGTGATTCCAGAAAGAAATAGCGGATATCCTGTTCCCTGAGATATTCCTCGATTCCTGGTATGTATGCACACTCAGGAAGCCAGAATCCCTGGGGTTTGAACCCAAACGCTTGCTTAAACGCCTTTACGCCCTCACTTACCTGGCACCGTATAGCCCTTGGCTCTGAAGCCAGCAGCGGTAATACAGCATGAGTGGCAGATGTTGTGATGAGCTGAACATGTTTTTGTTTGTAAAGCCAGGAAAAAGCCTCGATCAGGCGTCCTCCCCAGAAATCAAATACACTGCGTGTTTCAAGGAAGTTCTGATGATAAGAGGAGGCAAGCCACTGAAGATGTCCGCTGTAACGTGTCCGACCCTTCTCTTTTTCCGCCAGTTCGATGAGCTTTTCCAGATGATCTCTGTATCGACGGATAAGAATCGGATCTTCCATCATACAGATAAGAGTCGGTGACAGGGAGATTGTGATCTCGAATGGAACCTTGTCTCTCACAAGCCTGCTAAGCACTTTGATAAGAGGAATGTAAGTCTCTGTCATTACCTCAAAAAACCATCTCTCCTCGAGGAAATTATCGTATTCAGGATGTCTAACGTATGGAAGGTGAGCATGGAGTATAATGGCCAGATGACCCTTAATCAAAGTAGACCCCCCTTCTGATCGCAACCGCACAGGCCCAGTAGGTTATGTACATCGCTGCAATGCATTCAGCAGTCTGCAGAAATCCCGGATCATCAGCGGTCCGCGGAAGAACCGGAATCGGCCTGGAGATCATCTCTTTCAGAGCCCAGATAACCGATCCTGGATTGTCATAAAACAAAAGTCCGTTGATCCCGTGCTTTACCAGATGATGAAGGCCTGCCTGATGAGTAGCGATTACCGGCTTTCCCGCCTTAAGCGCCATATCCGCCAGTCCGCCACCCTGCTTGCTTCGTGCGGGAATTATTACCGAATCACAGTTCGTTATGAGCTTTGCAAAAATCTCCGATGGCACATCACCGATAAAGCGGCACCTGTGGGCAATCCCTGAATGCCACACCCTGCCCTCCATCTCCCCCTTCAGATAACCCTCACCGGCAAAAACAAACTGCCCCTGCTGAAATTCATGGCAGATCCCGGGAAGAACACTTACCAGAAGATCCACTCCAGTATGATGAGCCATCTCGCCTGCAAACAGAAAGATCGGTTCTTTATCGTTAAGACCGTACTTACGGCAGAGAAACTCCCTGTCCCGGCTGCTGTCTGGCGCCTTGGCAATCTGATCAGCCACAACCACAACCCTGTCAGGGTCTTTTTTGTAATGCTGGATGATAGTCTGCCTGGTTGATTCTCTGGAAACCAGAACATTTTCTGCTGTGGTTATAAGCTTTCTCTCCCAGGATTCTATCTGCTGAGAAACACTTGTCCTGAGATCAAAATTGGCTCTCTCAAGCTCTATCGAATGCAGGACCCCTGTGATCGGAAGTCCGTTTACACTTGCCACCTCCAGGGCTGCGGGAGCAGAATACCAGTCATGGCACTGAACACAGTTGAAGGATTTGCGGCTGTGAATCTGGGTAAACCGGTCAACCAGCGATTTACTTGTGCTCTTTGCCCTGTTAACAAGTGACTGAGCCTCATTTTCGTAGCAGAATTTGTTGCGGGGAGTGAGAAGGTATGGAACCGCTCTCATTATCCTGCACTTTGCCAGTACCGCCTCCAGAAAATCCGCTATCGGCCCTCGGGGGTCACTGCTGCCACTTATTGCGGATTCATTAAGAAAAACCGCCACTGAAAGCGGAGTATTACCTGTATACTCAAGGGAACGATTCATCCGGTCAAACACAGAACCGCACACAGCGTTTTCTACGGTAAATATTCTGGTGAAACCGTGGGAAACATACAAACCGGAAAAATCAAAACGGGAGGATCTCCGGGGACGGTCAAAATACATGACATTTGAGCGGACACAGGCAAGAAAGCGGCTATCGGAGAAACGGAAACCCACCTCAGCCAGAAGATTGCACTCTGAACGGTTGATATTAAGATAGTAATTACCGGATAAATTGTTGATATCGATATCAAACTGGCTTACCGCATTTAACCCGTTGAATTCTATGCCGCTTACATCGTATACTCTAATGACAAGTTTACAGCCCCGTTCAAATGCCTCCCGCTCCTCCTCCCTCATTTTTTCCACTGTAGAGACGTTTATATGCCACTGGATAAACCCCAGATGGGGATTGACAGCCAGAAGTACCATCCCCTCCTGGTTCAGCTCCGATGGGAAATGAGTACCCGCTATCCAGCATAAATTCCTGAGATTATCCTGAGAAATCGCTTCATTCTCAGTCTTGCTTTCCGATTTTGAGAATTCATTGTCAATCTGGGAAACCGAGAGTTCCTCTTCCGGTGTTAAAACCTGCTCAATTGAATTGGATTGCATCTCTTTTTGCCCTCCTGAATATGTTCTGCTTAGCGCTTTTTGATCACATTTCAGTCTAATAACTGTTTGAAGCCGCCAATCCCCTAAGCTGACAGTAAAAACGCGGATTTTGGCAATGAGCTGAAAACTAAGTGAAATTCAAAAAGGATCTAAAGAGTTATGCAATAACCGTGCCTGTTGCCGTGGGTCAAGAGTTTTTCTCTCAATCATCTCCGGGGTGAAAAAATGACTTATGCGCTTAAGTTCCAAAATCACCTCTTAGGTGCCTCAGCAGTTTAACATTTCACCTGCGAGGTGAATCTGGAATTTAACGAGTTAAACCTGGGCTGTTATATTTCACCCCTTCAGGGCTATTATGTTCTACACAGAAGGTAGCTTGCCTCTAAGATCATTGGCGGAGAACTAACGGAAATGGCCAACCGCGGACTTATTGTTCTTTTGAAGGTTTGAGCCCCTGTCACAGGGGAATAAAAAAGATCATCCGGGGTCTCTCCCCCGGGCTGTGCAGCATTTTCAGGAATTTTTCTCCTTTGAAAATGCCCCCGTAAGCCAGTCAATCCATCCCTCAAGCCCCTGATCCATCCTGCAGGATACCTCCAGTACATCCACCTTCCCGTTTAGCTTCCTGACACTGGAGATATAGTACTCCTTGTCAAAATCCGTATACTGGATCAGATCGATTTTGTTGAGCACCACAAGCCCGCACTCATTGAAAAGAAGCGGGTATTTCTCCGGCTTGTCATGACCTTCGGTCACAGATGAGATGGCAATCTTGAAATGCTCCCCTATATCAAACTCCGCAGGACAGACAAGATTTCCCACATTTTCAACGAAGATTATATCTGTTTTGTCCAGATCAAACTCTCCAAGCGCCTTGCGGATAGTGACCGGCTCAAGATGACATGCACCATCGGTGTTGATAAGCGCAATTGGGATATCGTACTTCTGAAGCCTTATTGCATCCTTGTCAGTAGCTACATCACCCTCTATTACCCCCATGGATAACCGGTCCTTCAGAAGGGAAAGTGTCTTCTCAAGAAGTGTGGTCTTCCCTGAACCCGGTGACCCGATCAGGTTCACCATCAGTACCCTCTTCTCCTTAAGAAGATCCCTTACAAGCTGGGCCTCACCCTCAACCGCCTCCATGATATTTTTTACAATCTTTATCTCCATCTACTCTCCCTCCATCGATTCTATCTGAAGTTCTTTACCTTCTATCACATCGACATCAACACCATTACACCCTTCACAAACAAAGAAATTGTCCTCCACAGCAAACTCTCTCCCGCAGTCGCGGCAGACTGCCTTTGCAGGCACAAAATTTATCTTGACCTCAGCAGATTCTGCAACAGTGCCAATCTTTGCCGTATCAAACGCAAATTGAAACATCTCAGGCACAACCTGCCGCAGTCTTCCGATTCTAAGATTAACCCCCGTAACTCTGGAAATCCCATTTTCCGCAGCAGCAGATTCTATCACCTTTAGAAGATTTTCTACTATACTAAGCTCATGCATAAAACTAAAACCAAATACCTAAAAAAGCACCAATAACAAACACTAACAAATTCTGGGCAACTGATCCCCGGCCGGCATGCTTATAACCCTTGTCCCGCCCACAACAGTTTTCATTTTCACTTTTGCAGCTTCATCTGTTACTCGCCCCACTATTGCAGCATCTTTGCCCAGAGGGTTCTTTCTCATTATGTCCAGCACAAACGGTGCAGCTTCCTCCCGCACAACCATCACCACCTTGCCCTCATTGGCGATAAACAGAGGATCAAACCCGAACATATCGCACATGCCCCTCACCGCCTTGCGCACAGGAAGAGCCTTCTCATCGATCTCAATCCCTATTCCCCCATCTTCAGCCAGTTCACAGAGCACTGTTCCCAGCCCTCCTCGGGTCGCATCACGCATAAACGCAACCGCATCTGTCTTATCAAGCACATCTGCTATGATCCGATTAAGTGCCGCGCAGTCACTTTTTACATCCGCAGAAAACGTCATCCCCTCCCTGGCAGCCAGAATAGCCATCCCATGATCACCTAAAAACCCGTTTACAATAACCACATCCCCGGGTTTCACCCTTTCACAACTCCCGGTACAAGCCCTCTCATCCCTGAATGATCCTATTCCAGCAGTAGTAATAAAAAGTTTGTCAGCCTTCCCCCTGTTGACCACCTTGGTATCACCAGTCACTATCGATACACTGGCCTCAAGAGCAGTCTTTGCCATGGAATCTGCTATTTTCTCCAGATCAGAAAAGGGAAAACCCTCCTCGATAATGAAAGAAGCGCTTAACGCCAGCGGTATCGCCCCGCTTACAGCCAGATCATTTACTGTCCCGCACACAGAGAGCTTGCCTATGTCCCCTCCAGGGAAAAACAACGGATTGACCACAAAGGAATCGGTTGTAAAGGCAACCCTCTCACCCCCGATATTCATCACTGCGGAATCGCTGCGCTGCTCGAGGACAGGGTTGGAAAAACGGGATGCGAAAACGGAATCGATCAATTGATGGGTAAGACGGCCGCCGCTGCCGTGGTTGAGAAGAATCACTTTATTTTCCATAATCTCCGTACTGAAAATAAGCCGAACAGGTCCCCTCCGATGAAACCATACAGGCACCAACAGGGCTGTCCGGAGTACATGCCTTTGCAAACAGTTTACAATCGTAAGGTCTGGCAACACCCTTGAGGATATTACCGCAAATACACCCTTTACTCTCTTTTGTTTTCTCCACTTCTACTTCTATTGCCTCTGCAGCGTCAAACCTGCGGTATCTCCCCCTCAGTTTAAGCCCGCTGAAAGGAATTATCCCCAGCCCCCGCCAGTAATCATCAACAGGCTCGAAAACCTCACCTGTCATCGCCTGCGCACTGAGATTTCCCTCTGGACGAACAGCGCGTTTGTACTGGATCACTACCCTGGCGGCCTTTTCCTCGAACTGCTTTACAATCATCCATATCGACTGAAGAATGTCGGAGGGCTCGAATCCGGAAATCACGCACGGTTTTCTGTATTTTTCCGCTATCGGTTCATAGATACTGCTTCCCGTGATCACACTTACATGTCCCGGGCAGAGATACGCGTCAATCTTTACACCCTCATCGATAAGCGCGGTCATCACAGGAGGCATCACCTTGTGTGAACTGAGCACAAAGAAATTGCCAATCGCAGCCTTCTCTGCCTCGATAACCGCAATAGCTGTCCCCGGAGTCGTTGTCTCAAACCCTATCCCCAGGAAAACCACCTTTTTGTCAGGGTTTGCCGACGCGATCGCAAGAGCTTCCAGTGCCGACCACACCACCTTTACATCAGCACCGGCGGCTCTCTCCTTTTCAAGCGATGATGAAGATCCAGGAACACGGATCAGGTCACCATAGGTGGCGATGATCACTTCCGGTTTACGGGCAAGAGCAACCGCGTGGTCAATAAAACGGATATCTGAAACGCAAACCGGACATCCGGGCCCGGAGATAAGACGTACTGTCTCCGGAAGCATCGATGGGATACCGTAGCGCTGAAGAGCCATCGTGTGGCCCCCGCACACTTCCATTATTGTAACTGGAGTTTTTGATTCAGCACGGATACGCTCAGCTAATGCACGACAATCCCGGTAATTTCTGAAATCTTCCCGGATATTCATTGCTCACCGGAACTTTCCGAAAGCTGTTTAAAGAGGGAAAGTGTCTGCTCAGCTTCATCCATATCCATCTTTTCCAGGATATACCCTGAGTGAACCAAAACAAAATCGCCAATTTCAAGATCTTCAACAAGGTGGGTAGCGGCTTCACAAACCACTTCTCCGAAATCAACACCCGCCTTCATTTCTTTTATCCAAACAACTTTTCCAGGAATTCCTAAACACATTGCCTGCTTCGTCTCCCGGCTGCCACGGCCAACTGCCCCAGTGCTATCCCCCCGTCATTGCAGGGAATCAGGCTGTGAGTGTAAACCGTAAAACCAGCCTTTTTCAATTGCTCCTTAGCCCACCTGAAAATAAATCTGTTCTGGAAACACCCACCAGATAAAACGACTGAATCCAGCCCTGTTTTTCTCCGGATCTCCAGGCAGGTCTTCTCTATAATATCGATTATGGTGCTGTGAAAACGTCCTGAAATCTCCGGCACAGGAACACCGCTAAACACGTCTTCACAGATTTTTCTCACTGCAGGACGTATATCGATGCTTTCCCTTAGCTCCCAGTCGTAGGGATTCATTCTCTTTTCCTCATCGCAATACCCCTCCAGTCTCATCGCTGCCTCTGCCTCAAAGCTGTTAAACGAGCAGATACCAGCAAGTGCGGAAACCGCATCGAAAAGCCGGCCTGCGCTGGAGGTTAACAGGCAGCCTATTTTCCTTTTCATGGCGAATCCCACCGCCTCGAGCATCTGAGGATCTACCCCCTTGAAAAACTGCCCGTACTCCCTCGAAAAAACCTCACCTGCGATATCGTAAAGATACGCTGCAGCCATCCGCCAGGGCTCCACAGAGGCTCTGTCTCCGCCCGGAAGATTTACATACCTTAAATGGGTAAATCGCCTGTACTGCACAAGATCACAGACAAGGAACTCTCCTCCCCACACTGCTCCGTCATCGCCCAGCCCGACACCATCGAATGATACTCCGATTACCTCCCGGTCAATATTGTGCTCTGCGAGACATGATGCGATATGGGCGTGATGATGCTGTACCTCGGTGACAGGAAGCCCGCTCTTATGTGCAAAGATACTGGAGAGGTAATCAGGATGTTTGTCGCAGGCAAAAAGCACAGGATCTACCCGGTAAATAGACCTGAAACGCTCCAGTGATTCCTCGAAAAAGGAGAGCGTTTCCGCGTTTTTAAGGTCACCGATGTGCTGGCTTAAAATTGCCTTGTTCCCCTTTCCTACTGCAAAACAGTTCTTAAGCTCCGCCCCAACAGCCACTATCCCGTCGACATCCTGGGAAAGATTAACCGGTGACGGCACAAGGCCTCTGCTGCGGCGTAAAGTAACCACCTGCCCTGCATAAACCGCTGTAACTGAATCATCTACTCTGTTGTAAATATCCCTGTTATAGCACAGCACCGCATCCGCGATTCCCCTGAATGTTTCAAGAGCCTCGGAATTGCTGATCACAACCGGTTCTTCGGAGATATTTCCACTTGTCATGACCAGTGCCGTGATGTCAAGTCTCTCAAAGAGCATGTAGTGAAACGGCATATATGGAAGCATAGCCCCTATAGTATTAAGACCACTGTTCACCCCTGGAAGCATCTTCCGGCACAGTTTCAGAAGCACGATAGGGCTCACCGCTGATAAAAGCAGTTTTTCTTCCTCTTCATCGACAAACGCATATTCTTTCAGTGCCTCCAGATCACGAAACATTAGTGCAAACGGTTTCCCGTCCCGTCTTTTCCCACTTCTCAGCTTCCTCAGTGGCTCTTCCATAAAGG
This genomic window contains:
- a CDS encoding glycosyltransferase family 4 protein, with protein sequence MRIAMLSWESLHSVSLGGVAVHVTELAAALERKGHEVHVFTRMRWAGDWMYDRIHGVHYHRVPYTGAHDIVDDVNNMCRAFVDAVFHQEAYMGAGFDIVHAHDWMSSNAMVWIKQGRGRKGIITMHSTEYGRCGNNFYGGSSQRIMDHERHGTYCADKVITVSQLLKNEIQWIYNVPDWKACVVANGISYHSFDGWIDPGQIKGRYAIGPVDPTVLFVGRMTSQKGPDLLARAIPYVLRYYPNAKFVFTGEGDMKGGVEHMARSMGVAHACRFYGVFPRGDLIDLYRACDCVVVPSRNEPFGIVVLEAWAAGKPVIATHNGTEFVWHDVNGFKVYPNPESIAWGIGSLFANFEHARWMGSKGREAVENSFSWDTIAEQTLGVYCS
- a CDS encoding DUF1957 domain-containing protein; this translates as MIKGHLAIILHAHLPYVRHPEYDNFLEERWFFEVMTETYIPLIKVLSRLVRDKVPFEITISLSPTLICMMEDPILIRRYRDHLEKLIELAEKEKGRTRYSGHLQWLASSYHQNFLETRSVFDFWGGRLIEAFSWLYKQKHVQLITTSATHAVLPLLASEPRAIRCQVSEGVKAFKQAFGFKPQGFWLPECAYIPGIEEYLREQDIRYFFLESHGIEHASVLPLHGVYAPLYTPSGVAVLARDQGCTEEVWSANKGFPGDPNYREFYRDIGHEVDFEYIRPYMSGNIRVDTGIKYWRITGRGYHHKEYYDPYLAREKAAEHAAVFMNRRADQISHIASTMGSGTPLVVATFDAELFGHWWFEGPQWLDFLIRKVAYDQNDFSLISPLAYLNLHPVHQYGVPGISSWGSKGYFDVWCNGKTDWVLTQVYECIRRMVKLSESGEALSARRPLVKRALNQCVRELLLAQCSDWPFIITNGTAEQYASRRIRDHVSRFHFLANGIENNSLEENDLSSLELLDCIFPEADYQVFT
- a CDS encoding DUF4912 domain-containing protein, yielding MQSNSIEQVLTPEEELSVSQIDNEFSKSESKTENEAISQDNLRNLCWIAGTHFPSELNQEGMVLLAVNPHLGFIQWHINVSTVEKMREEEREAFERGCKLVIRVYDVSGIEFNGLNAVSQFDIDINNLSGNYYLNINRSECNLLAEVGFRFSDSRFLACVRSNVMYFDRPRRSSRFDFSGLYVSHGFTRIFTVENAVCGSVFDRMNRSLEYTGNTPLSVAVFLNESAISGSSDPRGPIADFLEAVLAKCRIMRAVPYLLTPRNKFCYENEAQSLVNRAKSTSKSLVDRFTQIHSRKSFNCVQCHDWYSAPAALEVASVNGLPITGVLHSIELERANFDLRTSVSQQIESWERKLITTAENVLVSRESTRQTIIQHYKKDPDRVVVVADQIAKAPDSSRDREFLCRKYGLNDKEPIFLFAGEMAHHTGVDLLVSVLPGICHEFQQGQFVFAGEGYLKGEMEGRVWHSGIAHRCRFIGDVPSEIFAKLITNCDSVIIPARSKQGGGLADMALKAGKPVIATHQAGLHHLVKHGINGLLFYDNPGSVIWALKEMISRPIPVLPRTADDPGFLQTAECIAAMYITYWACAVAIRRGVYFD
- the hypB gene encoding hydrogenase nickel incorporation protein HypB yields the protein MEIKIVKNIMEAVEGEAQLVRDLLKEKRVLMVNLIGSPGSGKTTLLEKTLSLLKDRLSMGVIEGDVATDKDAIRLQKYDIPIALINTDGACHLEPVTIRKALGEFDLDKTDIIFVENVGNLVCPAEFDIGEHFKIAISSVTEGHDKPEKYPLLFNECGLVVLNKIDLIQYTDFDKEYYISSVRKLNGKVDVLEVSCRMDQGLEGWIDWLTGAFSKEKNS
- the hypA gene encoding hydrogenase maturation nickel metallochaperone HypA gives rise to the protein MHELSIVENLLKVIESAAAENGISRVTGVNLRIGRLRQVVPEMFQFAFDTAKIGTVAESAEVKINFVPAKAVCRDCGREFAVEDNFFVCEGCNGVDVDVIEGKELQIESMEGE
- the hypE gene encoding hydrogenase expression/formation protein HypE, which translates into the protein MENKVILLNHGSGGRLTHQLIDSVFASRFSNPVLEQRSDSAVMNIGGERVAFTTDSFVVNPLFFPGGDIGKLSVCGTVNDLAVSGAIPLALSASFIIEEGFPFSDLEKIADSMAKTALEASVSIVTGDTKVVNRGKADKLFITTAGIGSFRDERACTGSCERVKPGDVVIVNGFLGDHGMAILAAREGMTFSADVKSDCAALNRIIADVLDKTDAVAFMRDATRGGLGTVLCELAEDGGIGIEIDEKALPVRKAVRGMCDMFGFDPLFIANEGKVVMVVREEAAPFVLDIMRKNPLGKDAAIVGRVTDEAAKVKMKTVVGGTRVISMPAGDQLPRIC
- the hypD gene encoding hydrogenase formation protein HypD; protein product: MNIREDFRNYRDCRALAERIRAESKTPVTIMEVCGGHTMALQRYGIPSMLPETVRLISGPGCPVCVSDIRFIDHAVALARKPEVIIATYGDLIRVPGSSSSLEKERAAGADVKVVWSALEALAIASANPDKKVVFLGIGFETTTPGTAIAVIEAEKAAIGNFFVLSSHKVMPPVMTALIDEGVKIDAYLCPGHVSVITGSSIYEPIAEKYRKPCVISGFEPSDILQSIWMIVKQFEEKAARVVIQYKRAVRPEGNLSAQAMTGEVFEPVDDYWRGLGIIPFSGLKLRGRYRRFDAAEAIEVEVEKTKESKGCICGNILKGVARPYDCKLFAKACTPDSPVGACMVSSEGTCSAYFQYGDYGK
- a CDS encoding HypC/HybG/HupF family hydrogenase formation chaperone; its protein translation is MCLGIPGKVVWIKEMKAGVDFGEVVCEAATHLVEDLEIGDFVLVHSGYILEKMDMDEAEQTLSLFKQLSESSGEQ
- the hypF gene encoding carbamoyltransferase HypF, whose product is MLHIHGLVQGIGFRPFIYKIALNSCIKGYVQNLSDCVVIAAQGKDEDISIFIERIRSEAPVLARIEEITVQEVESEELGEFSIRESEDYTESVTDISPDIAVCELCLKDLKEQPHRVDYPFVNCTFCGPRFSIIKGVPYDRPKTTMAPFRMCPKCAEEYADPSDRRFHAQPLACNSCGPSYTLYMMDGKEITGINEILEATAKMLEKGSVVAVKGIGGFHLACNPFMEEPLRKLRSGKRRDGKPFALMFRDLEALKEYAFVDEEEEKLLLSAVSPIVLLKLCRKMLPGVNSGLNTIGAMLPYMPFHYMLFERLDITALVMTSGNISEEPVVISNSEALETFRGIADAVLCYNRDIYNRVDDSVTAVYAGQVVTLRRSRGLVPSPVNLSQDVDGIVAVGAELKNCFAVGKGNKAILSQHIGDLKNAETLSFFEESLERFRSIYRVDPVLFACDKHPDYLSSIFAHKSGLPVTEVQHHHAHIASCLAEHNIDREVIGVSFDGVGLGDDGAVWGGEFLVCDLVQYRRFTHLRYVNLPGGDRASVEPWRMAAAYLYDIAGEVFSREYGQFFKGVDPQMLEAVGFAMKRKIGCLLTSSAGRLFDAVSALAGICSFNSFEAEAAMRLEGYCDEEKRMNPYDWELRESIDIRPAVRKICEDVFSGVPVPEISGRFHSTIIDIIEKTCLEIRRKTGLDSVVLSGGCFQNRFIFRWAKEQLKKAGFTVYTHSLIPCNDGGIALGQLAVAAGRRSRQCV